A window of the Canis lupus baileyi chromosome 1, mCanLup2.hap1, whole genome shotgun sequence genome harbors these coding sequences:
- the LOC140636379 gene encoding nephrocan-like isoform X2, producing MEVPSSLPPTTKKLYISHSKIQHLQMSSFTRMLALEDFILLASGTESVENDTFKMLSTLKTLELWKNKLRCVPSILPASLEVLKLNDNSIDVLHGSDFEGLKKLKILELKNNLISSLSPSSLSSLVSLQSLVLDGNNIESVAGPLALPHLRSLSMENNKLHLIPAGFFTSLQSLQFLSFSGNFLTKIPIDLPKSLLSLKMERNQLKVVRFRDMKHLENLSHLYLSENSLSSIDGVQILANLTTLELSQNQVPVLPFRLPARLQKLDISNNLIQRVTVQDFQDLRDLKHLFLDNNVVSLFEAGALQMCSQLSNLALEQNLLLSIPLRLPGTLARLDLKGNAIQDIAERELKDLKQLQVLNLRNNKISALDLKVLEGLPRLRHLYLDGNPWNCTCSLIRAREILKAKGTDVRGGQCAAPAERQGESWMSSKKIMRQCEHHLHLTEKNKESKKKSKPEEHSSLRINMDDDYYDYEID from the exons ATGGAGGTGCCATCAAGTCTTCCTCCCACCACCAAGAAGCTCTACATTAGCCACAGCAAAATTCAACACCTTCAG ATGTCTAGCTTCACCAGAATGTTGGCTTTAGAAGATTTTATTCTGCTGGCCAGTGGAACGGAGTCAGTAGAAAATGACACTTTCAAAATGCTGAGTACCTTAAAGACCTTGGAACTCTGGAAAAATAAGTTAAGATGCGTCCCCAGTATTCTCCCAGCCAGTCTTGAAGTGTTAAAACTAAATGATAATTCAATAGATGTCCTGCATGGATCTGATTTTGAAGgactgaagaaattaaaaatccttGAACTTAAAAACAATctgatctcttctctctctcccagctcACTCTCCTCTCTTGTGAGTTTGCAAAGTTTGGTGTTAGATGGCAACAATATTGAATCCGTAGCTGGACCACTGGCACTCCCTCACCTGAGAAGTCTGAGCATGGAGAATAATAAACTGCATCTTATACCAGCTGGCTTCTTTACTTCCCTCCAGTCTCTGCAATTTCTCAGTTTCAGTGGTAACTTCCTGACTAAGATTCCCATCGATCTGCCCAAGTCTCTGCTCtctttaaaaatggagagaaaccAGCTCAAAGTGGTAAGGTTTCGAGATATGAAACACTTGGAGAATCTTTCCCACCTTTATCTGTCAGAAAACTCACTCTCCTCCATCGATGGGGTACAGATACTTGCCAATTTAACTACTCTCGAGTTGTCTCAAAACCAGGTTCCAGTGTTGCCCTTCAGACTACCAGCAAGGCTACAAAAACTAGATATTAGCAATAATCTGATTCAGAGAGTTACAGTCCAAGACTTTCAGGACCTCCGAGACTTGAAACACTTATTTCTGGACAATAACGTTGTTAGCTTGTTCGAAGCTGGAGCCTTGCAGATGTGTTCCCAGCTCTCCAACCTGGCCCTGGAGCAGAACCTGCTGTTGTCTATACCTTTAAG GCTTCCAGGAACCTTAGCCCGGCTGGACCTAAAAGGCAATGCCATCCAGGATATTGCTGAGAGGGAGCTCAAGGATCTAAAGCAGCTTCAGGTTCTAAACCTTAGGAACAACAAGATTTCTGCCCTAGATCTCAAGGTTTTGGAGGGTTTGCCTCGCCTCAGACATCTGTATCTGGATGGAAATCCATGGAATTGCACCTGCAGTCTCATAAGAGCGAGGGAGATCCTGAAGGCCAAGGGCACGGATGTGAGGGGAGGACAATGTGCTGCACCAGCTGAACGGCAAGGGGAGAGCTGGATGTCCTCCAAGAAGATCATGAGGCAATGTGAGCATCATTTACATCTGACCGAGAAAAACAAAGAGtccaaaaagaaatcaaaaccagaaGAACACTCCAGCCTCAGAATCAACATGGATGATGATTATTATGATTATGAAATAGATTAA
- the LOC140636379 gene encoding nephrocan-like isoform X3 has protein sequence MSSFTRMLALEDFILLASGTESVENDTFKMLSTLKTLELWKNKLRCVPSILPASLEVLKLNDNSIDVLHGSDFEGLKKLKILELKNNLISSLSPSSLSSLVSLQSLVLDGNNIESVAGPLALPHLRSLSMENNKLHLIPAGFFTSLQSLQFLSFSGNFLTKIPIDLPKSLLSLKMERNQLKVVRFRDMKHLENLSHLYLSENSLSSIDGVQILANLTTLELSQNQVPVLPFRLPARLQKLDISNNLIQRVTVQDFQDLRDLKHLFLDNNVVSLFEAGALQMCSQLSNLALEQNLLLSIPLRLPGTLARLDLKGNAIQDIAERELKDLKQLQVLNLRNNKISALDLKVLEGLPRLRHLYLDGNPWNCTCSLIRAREILKAKGTDVRGGQCAAPAERQGESWMSSKKIMRQCEHHLHLTEKNKESKKKSKPEEHSSLRINMDDDYYDYEID, from the exons ATGTCTAGCTTCACCAGAATGTTGGCTTTAGAAGATTTTATTCTGCTGGCCAGTGGAACGGAGTCAGTAGAAAATGACACTTTCAAAATGCTGAGTACCTTAAAGACCTTGGAACTCTGGAAAAATAAGTTAAGATGCGTCCCCAGTATTCTCCCAGCCAGTCTTGAAGTGTTAAAACTAAATGATAATTCAATAGATGTCCTGCATGGATCTGATTTTGAAGgactgaagaaattaaaaatccttGAACTTAAAAACAATctgatctcttctctctctcccagctcACTCTCCTCTCTTGTGAGTTTGCAAAGTTTGGTGTTAGATGGCAACAATATTGAATCCGTAGCTGGACCACTGGCACTCCCTCACCTGAGAAGTCTGAGCATGGAGAATAATAAACTGCATCTTATACCAGCTGGCTTCTTTACTTCCCTCCAGTCTCTGCAATTTCTCAGTTTCAGTGGTAACTTCCTGACTAAGATTCCCATCGATCTGCCCAAGTCTCTGCTCtctttaaaaatggagagaaaccAGCTCAAAGTGGTAAGGTTTCGAGATATGAAACACTTGGAGAATCTTTCCCACCTTTATCTGTCAGAAAACTCACTCTCCTCCATCGATGGGGTACAGATACTTGCCAATTTAACTACTCTCGAGTTGTCTCAAAACCAGGTTCCAGTGTTGCCCTTCAGACTACCAGCAAGGCTACAAAAACTAGATATTAGCAATAATCTGATTCAGAGAGTTACAGTCCAAGACTTTCAGGACCTCCGAGACTTGAAACACTTATTTCTGGACAATAACGTTGTTAGCTTGTTCGAAGCTGGAGCCTTGCAGATGTGTTCCCAGCTCTCCAACCTGGCCCTGGAGCAGAACCTGCTGTTGTCTATACCTTTAAG GCTTCCAGGAACCTTAGCCCGGCTGGACCTAAAAGGCAATGCCATCCAGGATATTGCTGAGAGGGAGCTCAAGGATCTAAAGCAGCTTCAGGTTCTAAACCTTAGGAACAACAAGATTTCTGCCCTAGATCTCAAGGTTTTGGAGGGTTTGCCTCGCCTCAGACATCTGTATCTGGATGGAAATCCATGGAATTGCACCTGCAGTCTCATAAGAGCGAGGGAGATCCTGAAGGCCAAGGGCACGGATGTGAGGGGAGGACAATGTGCTGCACCAGCTGAACGGCAAGGGGAGAGCTGGATGTCCTCCAAGAAGATCATGAGGCAATGTGAGCATCATTTACATCTGACCGAGAAAAACAAAGAGtccaaaaagaaatcaaaaccagaaGAACACTCCAGCCTCAGAATCAACATGGATGATGATTATTATGATTATGAAATAGATTAA
- the LOC140636379 gene encoding nephrocan-like isoform X1, whose amino-acid sequence MHLLYAFFVLFSLSYGFHPTCPGRCSCDSVQSVQCYRLMEVPSSLPPTTKKLYISHSKIQHLQMSSFTRMLALEDFILLASGTESVENDTFKMLSTLKTLELWKNKLRCVPSILPASLEVLKLNDNSIDVLHGSDFEGLKKLKILELKNNLISSLSPSSLSSLVSLQSLVLDGNNIESVAGPLALPHLRSLSMENNKLHLIPAGFFTSLQSLQFLSFSGNFLTKIPIDLPKSLLSLKMERNQLKVVRFRDMKHLENLSHLYLSENSLSSIDGVQILANLTTLELSQNQVPVLPFRLPARLQKLDISNNLIQRVTVQDFQDLRDLKHLFLDNNVVSLFEAGALQMCSQLSNLALEQNLLLSIPLRLPGTLARLDLKGNAIQDIAERELKDLKQLQVLNLRNNKISALDLKVLEGLPRLRHLYLDGNPWNCTCSLIRAREILKAKGTDVRGGQCAAPAERQGESWMSSKKIMRQCEHHLHLTEKNKESKKKSKPEEHSSLRINMDDDYYDYEID is encoded by the exons ATGCATCTGCTTtatgctttctttgttttgttttctcttagttATGGTTTCCATCCTACCTGTCCTGGCAGATGTAGCTGTGATTCCGTTCAGTCAGTGCAATGCTACAGGCTAATGGAGGTGCCATCAAGTCTTCCTCCCACCACCAAGAAGCTCTACATTAGCCACAGCAAAATTCAACACCTTCAG ATGTCTAGCTTCACCAGAATGTTGGCTTTAGAAGATTTTATTCTGCTGGCCAGTGGAACGGAGTCAGTAGAAAATGACACTTTCAAAATGCTGAGTACCTTAAAGACCTTGGAACTCTGGAAAAATAAGTTAAGATGCGTCCCCAGTATTCTCCCAGCCAGTCTTGAAGTGTTAAAACTAAATGATAATTCAATAGATGTCCTGCATGGATCTGATTTTGAAGgactgaagaaattaaaaatccttGAACTTAAAAACAATctgatctcttctctctctcccagctcACTCTCCTCTCTTGTGAGTTTGCAAAGTTTGGTGTTAGATGGCAACAATATTGAATCCGTAGCTGGACCACTGGCACTCCCTCACCTGAGAAGTCTGAGCATGGAGAATAATAAACTGCATCTTATACCAGCTGGCTTCTTTACTTCCCTCCAGTCTCTGCAATTTCTCAGTTTCAGTGGTAACTTCCTGACTAAGATTCCCATCGATCTGCCCAAGTCTCTGCTCtctttaaaaatggagagaaaccAGCTCAAAGTGGTAAGGTTTCGAGATATGAAACACTTGGAGAATCTTTCCCACCTTTATCTGTCAGAAAACTCACTCTCCTCCATCGATGGGGTACAGATACTTGCCAATTTAACTACTCTCGAGTTGTCTCAAAACCAGGTTCCAGTGTTGCCCTTCAGACTACCAGCAAGGCTACAAAAACTAGATATTAGCAATAATCTGATTCAGAGAGTTACAGTCCAAGACTTTCAGGACCTCCGAGACTTGAAACACTTATTTCTGGACAATAACGTTGTTAGCTTGTTCGAAGCTGGAGCCTTGCAGATGTGTTCCCAGCTCTCCAACCTGGCCCTGGAGCAGAACCTGCTGTTGTCTATACCTTTAAG GCTTCCAGGAACCTTAGCCCGGCTGGACCTAAAAGGCAATGCCATCCAGGATATTGCTGAGAGGGAGCTCAAGGATCTAAAGCAGCTTCAGGTTCTAAACCTTAGGAACAACAAGATTTCTGCCCTAGATCTCAAGGTTTTGGAGGGTTTGCCTCGCCTCAGACATCTGTATCTGGATGGAAATCCATGGAATTGCACCTGCAGTCTCATAAGAGCGAGGGAGATCCTGAAGGCCAAGGGCACGGATGTGAGGGGAGGACAATGTGCTGCACCAGCTGAACGGCAAGGGGAGAGCTGGATGTCCTCCAAGAAGATCATGAGGCAATGTGAGCATCATTTACATCTGACCGAGAAAAACAAAGAGtccaaaaagaaatcaaaaccagaaGAACACTCCAGCCTCAGAATCAACATGGATGATGATTATTATGATTATGAAATAGATTAA